The following are encoded together in the Desulfococcus multivorans genome:
- a CDS encoding ATP-binding cassette domain-containing protein — METALPEGDAVVSLVDIAVRRGTRLLLEGTSWRIRRGEHWVVTGPNGTGKSTLVQALAGELPVVRGRVIPGKAWKIENTGYVSFESHRRLIAREERLDISRQFSCNAENLTTVRDLFEGNLETLDNDVLTSLNSGVSLLMDRPVQALSTGEMRKVLIAKTLARFPKLPTLLILDEPFEGLDESSRRDLMLLVRKLMAEGAQIVLVTHRFSEIPPEITHVLVLGKKGVVGKGPRKAFLDANRETPVFEDIRTKLSAIPPFRGIRKASPPVLVAMRGVCVSYGSTAVIDGLDWTFRRGENWTILGPNGAGKSTLLQMIAGDHPQAYANDIRLFGRRRGTGESIWEIKASIGMISPEFQIRYRKNIIGLEVVLSGFYDSIGLFRRSTPEEEKIAGQWMRHMGIANLAQRPFPQLSQGEQRMVLLARAMVKSPILLILDEPCQGLDRKNRQRVLALIDAVGRHTPTHILCVVHHIEEIPACTTHVLRLFKTADGRRAAGIIEKQGGISGKVPRRSLSGQR; from the coding sequence GTGGAAACGGCATTGCCTGAAGGGGACGCTGTTGTTTCCCTTGTGGATATCGCGGTCCGCAGGGGAACGCGGCTGCTTCTGGAGGGCACTTCGTGGCGGATCCGGCGGGGCGAGCACTGGGTGGTCACGGGTCCCAACGGGACGGGAAAGTCGACCCTTGTCCAGGCGTTGGCCGGAGAACTCCCGGTCGTACGGGGGCGAGTCATCCCCGGGAAAGCCTGGAAAATCGAAAACACAGGATATGTTTCCTTTGAATCCCACCGCCGACTGATCGCCCGAGAGGAGCGCCTCGACATATCCCGGCAATTCAGCTGCAACGCAGAAAACCTGACAACAGTACGGGACCTTTTCGAGGGAAACCTCGAAACCCTCGACAATGACGTCCTGACATCTCTGAATTCAGGTGTGTCCCTGTTGATGGATCGTCCCGTTCAGGCCCTTTCCACGGGAGAGATGCGCAAGGTCCTGATCGCAAAGACGCTGGCACGGTTCCCGAAGCTGCCAACTCTGCTGATTCTTGACGAACCCTTTGAAGGCCTGGACGAGTCCTCCCGAAGGGACCTCATGCTTCTTGTCCGAAAATTGATGGCGGAAGGCGCTCAAATCGTTCTGGTCACCCATCGCTTTTCCGAAATCCCTCCGGAAATAACCCATGTTCTTGTATTAGGGAAAAAGGGCGTTGTGGGGAAGGGGCCTCGAAAAGCCTTTCTTGATGCGAACCGTGAAACTCCGGTGTTTGAAGACATCCGGACGAAGCTGTCGGCCATCCCGCCGTTTCGCGGCATTCGGAAGGCGTCGCCGCCGGTTCTGGTGGCCATGCGGGGGGTGTGTGTCTCTTACGGCTCGACCGCCGTCATCGACGGTCTCGACTGGACCTTCCGACGGGGCGAAAACTGGACGATTCTCGGTCCCAACGGTGCCGGGAAATCAACCCTTCTCCAAATGATCGCCGGAGACCACCCTCAGGCGTATGCCAACGATATCCGTCTTTTCGGCAGACGGCGGGGCACCGGAGAAAGCATCTGGGAGATCAAAGCGTCCATCGGCATGATTTCTCCGGAGTTTCAGATCCGCTACCGTAAAAACATCATCGGTCTGGAGGTCGTTCTGTCGGGATTTTATGATTCCATAGGTCTTTTTCGGCGGTCCACTCCGGAGGAGGAGAAAATCGCCGGACAATGGATGCGGCACATGGGGATTGCGAATCTGGCACAGCGCCCCTTTCCCCAGCTCTCTCAAGGAGAGCAGCGGATGGTTCTTCTGGCCCGGGCCATGGTAAAATCGCCGATCCTGCTCATCCTGGACGAACCGTGTCAAGGCCTCGACCGGAAAAATCGACAACGGGTCCTTGCACTCATCGATGCCGTCGGCCGGCACACCCCTACCCACATTCTCTGCGTGGTCCATCATATTGAAGAGATTCCCGCATGCACCACTCACGTGCTGCGATTGTTCAAGACCGCGGACGGCCGTCGGGCCGCGGGAATCATTGAAAAGCAGGGGGGTATTTCCGGGAAGGTTCCGAGGCGATCTCTGTCTGGTCAACGCTGA
- a CDS encoding alpha-hydroxy-acid oxidizing protein produces the protein MKEVRQTAKERMKGYCRVCPVCDGRACAGEVPGMGGIGTGSAFMNNLSALAAFRLNMKTLHDVAEPDTGIELFGKRLAVPVLAAPIGGVSFNMGGKISEEDYIRAILEGCVEKDTLGCVGDGVPAFIHEAGYAAIRELNGAGIPFIKPWEETELFEKLEKAADTGVDIVGMDIDAAGLVTLKLMGRPVTPKSPKKLRAIIDKTPMKFILKGIMTPDEARLAVDIGADGIVVSNHGGRVLDHTPGAAEVLPGVVEAVKGNITVIADGGVRTGGDVLKMLALGADAVMIGRPFSIAAVGGLKSGVEAFIDQIHSELVSAMILTGTASAAAVDPTILYDFS, from the coding sequence ATGAAAGAAGTTCGCCAAACGGCAAAGGAAAGAATGAAGGGCTATTGTCGGGTTTGTCCGGTATGCGACGGGCGTGCCTGCGCCGGTGAGGTACCCGGCATGGGCGGCATCGGTACGGGAAGCGCTTTCATGAATAATCTGAGTGCGCTTGCCGCCTTCAGACTGAACATGAAAACTCTCCACGACGTCGCAGAACCGGATACCGGCATCGAGCTTTTCGGTAAACGATTGGCCGTTCCGGTCCTGGCGGCGCCCATCGGGGGCGTCTCATTCAACATGGGAGGGAAGATCTCCGAAGAGGATTACATCCGTGCGATATTGGAGGGTTGTGTTGAAAAAGACACCCTCGGCTGCGTTGGCGACGGCGTCCCGGCATTTATCCACGAAGCGGGATATGCTGCGATCCGTGAGTTAAACGGCGCCGGGATTCCCTTTATCAAACCGTGGGAGGAGACAGAGCTGTTCGAGAAGCTCGAAAAAGCCGCTGACACCGGCGTCGATATCGTTGGGATGGACATCGATGCAGCCGGTCTTGTCACGTTGAAACTCATGGGGCGCCCCGTCACGCCGAAGTCGCCGAAAAAACTCAGGGCGATCATCGATAAAACGCCTATGAAGTTTATCCTCAAGGGGATCATGACACCGGATGAAGCTCGCCTCGCCGTCGATATCGGTGCCGACGGCATCGTGGTGTCCAACCACGGCGGAAGGGTGCTGGATCACACTCCCGGCGCAGCGGAGGTGCTCCCCGGCGTCGTCGAAGCCGTCAAGGGGAATATTACCGTAATTGCCGACGGGGGGGTGCGCACGGGCGGCGATGTTCTGAAAATGCTGGCCTTGGGCGCCGATGCCGTCATGATCGGTCGCCCCTTTTCCATCGCCGCGGTCGGCGGTCTCAAGTCCGGTGTCGAGGCATTCATCGATCAGATTCATTCGGAACTCGTCTCGGCCATGATTTTGACCGGGACGGCCTCGGCGGCCGCGGTCGACCCGACAATTTTGTACGATTTTTCCTGA
- the sixA gene encoding phosphohistidine phosphatase SixA: MPLYLVQHGKSLPRTIDPEQPLSPEGEADVRRIAGVAQGYGVTVSRILHSGKRRALETAEIIAEYLNPRKGVSPAPGLGPLDEPEGWMAQADPADSVMLVGHLPFMEKLAAGLVTGNTARPIFRFQNGGIVCLDTHPDTPGDWVIKWALMPQVG; the protein is encoded by the coding sequence ATGCCCCTTTATCTCGTTCAGCATGGAAAAAGTCTGCCCAGGACGATAGATCCCGAACAGCCCCTGTCGCCGGAAGGTGAGGCTGATGTGCGGCGCATCGCCGGGGTCGCTCAAGGGTACGGTGTGACGGTTTCCCGAATCCTTCACAGTGGAAAGCGACGCGCATTGGAGACGGCTGAAATTATCGCCGAATACCTGAACCCCCGAAAAGGGGTGAGTCCGGCACCCGGACTGGGGCCTCTGGACGAACCCGAGGGGTGGATGGCTCAGGCGGACCCGGCCGACAGCGTGATGCTGGTGGGACACCTGCCGTTTATGGAAAAGCTCGCAGCCGGCCTGGTCACCGGCAACACGGCGCGTCCCATCTTCCGTTTTCAAAACGGCGGTATCGTCTGTCTTGACACCCATCCGGACACGCCCGGCGACTGGGTCATCAAATGGGCGTTGATGCCCCAGGTGGGATGA
- a CDS encoding DEAD/DEAH box helicase, which yields MKFGSDINEYIRSLKASPRMGDQVVYHMTLPERPADFAALERPLADPLRKILTAAGINRLYRHQAAAVDMIRTGRHVVVATPTASGKSLVYNLPVLERILENPDSRALYLFPLKALAQDQLRTFSAMLGKSDVLKKATGAIYDGDTSAWHRRRIREKPPNVIFTNPEMLHLSLLPYHEKWAGFLSNIKIVVIDEVHTYRGIMGSHMAQVFRRFRRICTHYGASPVFVFSSATVANPAELAEALTGLIVTPVTESGAPQGKKHLVFVDPFQGPAQTAILLLKAALYRELRTIVYAQSRKLTELIALWAGSRAGAFADRISPYRAGFLPEERREIEGRLSDGELLAVISTSALELGIDIGDLDLCLLVGYPGTIVATWQRGGRVGRSGQDAAIILVGGEDALDQYFMRNPLELVTREAEAAVINPRNPEILKRHLLCAAAELPLDRDEEIINENAVKQAADALEAAGDLLRSGDGKRLFSRLKAPHRLVDLRGTGSRFAIVCAQTGSNKGEIDAFRAFRETHPGAVYIHNGDTFLVETLDIDAGIVKIAPAKVNYYTRVRANKTTEILEIYEECTAWGTRVFTGRLKVTDQVSGYEKHPIHGRGKRAVIPLNLPPQIFETEGLWITIPDWVQRKTETERLHFMGGIHAVEHAAIGIFPLLVMTDRNDLGGISTPLHPQVGCAAVFVYDGIPGGAGLSRQAFRKTETLLEATLKSITACACESGCPSCVHSPKCGSGNRPIDKAAARFILETLQTAAESLPTPEPSRPARPTLPMPASIHPSFQGRSPAPKRFGVLDIETRLSADEVGGWHRADRMGVSCAVLYDSGADRFFDYLQDQIPALTARMKTLDLVIGFNVNRFDYRVLTGQIDFDFKTLPTLDILEEVKRYLGYRLSLNHLASVTLETEKTADGLQALRWWKEGRIQDIIDYCRMDVAVTRDLYLYGREKGYLLFRNKALNIVRIPVRW from the coding sequence ATGAAATTCGGCTCCGACATCAACGAGTATATCCGTTCCCTGAAAGCCTCCCCCCGGATGGGCGATCAGGTGGTTTATCACATGACGCTTCCGGAGCGCCCGGCAGACTTCGCCGCGCTCGAGCGCCCTCTTGCCGATCCTCTCCGTAAAATTCTGACGGCCGCCGGCATCAACCGGCTTTACCGGCATCAGGCTGCAGCCGTGGACATGATCCGGACCGGCCGTCACGTGGTGGTCGCCACCCCGACAGCGAGCGGGAAAAGTCTGGTTTACAACCTGCCGGTTCTGGAGCGTATTCTGGAGAATCCCGATTCGAGGGCTCTCTACCTTTTCCCGCTGAAAGCCCTCGCTCAGGACCAGCTGCGCACGTTTTCGGCGATGCTCGGGAAGAGCGACGTCCTCAAAAAAGCGACGGGAGCCATCTATGACGGCGACACCAGCGCCTGGCACCGCCGCCGCATCCGTGAAAAACCGCCCAACGTGATTTTTACCAACCCGGAAATGCTTCATCTCTCGCTGTTGCCTTATCATGAAAAATGGGCCGGTTTTTTATCGAACATCAAGATCGTGGTCATCGATGAGGTCCACACCTATCGTGGTATTATGGGATCTCACATGGCCCAGGTGTTCAGGCGTTTCAGACGGATCTGCACCCATTACGGCGCATCACCTGTATTCGTCTTCAGCTCAGCCACCGTCGCCAACCCGGCGGAACTGGCCGAAGCGCTTACCGGACTCATCGTGACGCCCGTCACCGAAAGCGGTGCGCCTCAGGGGAAAAAGCACCTGGTCTTCGTGGACCCGTTTCAGGGGCCCGCCCAGACCGCCATTCTTCTGCTCAAAGCTGCACTTTACCGAGAGCTCAGAACCATCGTCTACGCGCAATCCCGAAAACTCACCGAACTGATCGCGCTTTGGGCCGGAAGTCGCGCGGGGGCTTTTGCCGACCGAATCAGCCCGTACAGGGCCGGATTTCTCCCTGAGGAGCGACGCGAGATCGAAGGGCGCCTTTCCGATGGAGAGCTTCTGGCGGTCATCTCCACCAGCGCCCTGGAGCTGGGCATCGACATCGGCGATCTGGACCTCTGCCTCCTGGTAGGTTACCCCGGCACCATTGTCGCTACATGGCAACGCGGCGGTCGGGTGGGGCGGAGCGGCCAGGATGCGGCGATCATCCTTGTCGGCGGAGAGGATGCCCTGGACCAGTATTTCATGCGGAATCCCCTGGAATTGGTCACCCGGGAAGCCGAGGCCGCTGTGATCAACCCTCGAAATCCGGAAATTCTCAAACGCCACCTGCTTTGTGCCGCCGCTGAGTTGCCCCTTGACCGCGACGAAGAGATCATAAACGAGAATGCCGTCAAGCAGGCCGCGGATGCCCTTGAGGCTGCCGGAGACCTTCTCAGAAGCGGTGACGGAAAACGGCTTTTCAGCCGTCTCAAGGCACCCCACCGTCTGGTGGACTTGAGGGGAACCGGCAGTCGATTTGCCATCGTCTGCGCTCAAACCGGATCCAACAAGGGTGAAATCGACGCTTTCCGCGCCTTTCGAGAGACCCACCCCGGTGCCGTCTATATCCACAACGGCGATACTTTCCTGGTGGAAACCCTCGACATCGACGCCGGCATCGTCAAAATCGCCCCGGCCAAGGTGAACTATTATACCCGGGTGCGGGCCAACAAGACGACCGAAATTCTCGAGATTTACGAGGAATGCACCGCGTGGGGAACCCGGGTCTTCACCGGCCGCTTGAAGGTCACGGACCAGGTGTCCGGATATGAAAAGCACCCGATCCACGGCCGCGGAAAGCGCGCCGTCATCCCCCTGAATCTGCCGCCCCAGATCTTTGAAACCGAAGGCCTGTGGATCACTATTCCGGACTGGGTACAGCGAAAAACGGAGACGGAACGACTGCATTTCATGGGCGGCATCCACGCCGTCGAACATGCGGCCATCGGCATTTTCCCACTCCTGGTCATGACCGACCGAAACGATCTGGGGGGCATTTCGACTCCGCTGCACCCCCAGGTCGGATGCGCGGCCGTCTTTGTCTACGACGGCATACCGGGAGGAGCCGGACTGAGCCGGCAGGCTTTCCGGAAAACGGAGACGCTGCTGGAAGCGACCCTCAAATCCATTACGGCCTGCGCCTGCGAATCCGGTTGTCCTTCATGCGTCCATTCCCCCAAATGCGGCTCCGGCAATCGCCCCATCGACAAAGCAGCCGCACGATTCATTCTGGAAACCCTTCAGACCGCCGCCGAGTCCCTTCCAACACCGGAACCGTCCAGGCCTGCAAGGCCGACACTGCCCATGCCGGCCTCAATACACCCTTCGTTTCAAGGTCGTTCTCCGGCCCCGAAACGTTTCGGTGTGTTGGACATCGAAACCCGGTTGTCAGCCGATGAGGTGGGGGGATGGCACCGAGCCGATCGGATGGGTGTCAGCTGCGCCGTACTTTACGATTCAGGGGCGGATCGTTTTTTTGATTATCTGCAGGACCAGATACCGGCTTTGACGGCACGCATGAAAACGTTGGATCTCGTGATCGGCTTCAACGTCAATCGTTTCGACTACCGTGTGCTGACCGGCCAGATCGATTTTGATTTCAAAACACTGCCCACCCTCGACATACTTGAGGAGGTCAAGCGGTACCTTGGATATCGACTGTCGTTGAACCATCTGGCGAGCGTGACCCTGGAAACGGAAAAAACGGCCGACGGCCTTCAAGCCCTGCGGTGGTGGAAAGAGGGCCGCATCCAGGACATCATTGACTACTGCCGAATGGATGTAGCGGTCACCCGTGATCTTTATCTTTACGGTAGGGAAAAGGGCTACCTGCTTTTTCGGAACAAAGCCCTCAACATCGTTCGGATCCCGGTCCGCTGGTGA
- a CDS encoding DUF4178 domain-containing protein, with protein MGWREFFGIRKKDRRQDVGTPAKGPAAQVTDLTLSDIKVGYLLDHDMKTWEVTAYHYYDWGDGGNLTHEWQLNSADDTLYLEKTSDDETEWSVSRPIPFKRLGAGVRNHILEKEDPPDEIEFEDRIYHLNEFGGGKFFKDGKGPGREFLVWDYEDESGECFLSIQQWDEEDFEASVGHWVEAYQFTNILPRM; from the coding sequence ATGGGCTGGAGAGAATTTTTCGGCATTCGTAAAAAGGATCGGAGACAGGATGTCGGCACCCCGGCGAAAGGTCCGGCTGCTCAGGTGACGGATCTTACGCTTTCCGATATCAAAGTGGGATATCTTCTCGATCACGACATGAAAACATGGGAGGTGACGGCCTATCATTACTATGACTGGGGAGACGGCGGAAACCTCACCCATGAGTGGCAGCTGAACAGCGCTGACGATACCCTTTATCTCGAGAAGACTTCCGACGATGAAACCGAGTGGAGCGTCAGCCGCCCCATCCCTTTCAAGCGCCTTGGCGCGGGCGTTCGGAATCATATTCTGGAGAAGGAGGATCCACCGGATGAAATCGAGTTCGAGGACAGGATCTATCACCTGAATGAATTCGGCGGCGGAAAATTTTTCAAGGACGGCAAGGGTCCCGGCCGTGAATTTCTGGTGTGGGATTACGAGGATGAAAGCGGGGAGTGTTTCCTGTCCATCCAACAATGGGATGAGGAGGATTTCGAGGCATCCGTGGGCCACTGGGTCGAAGCGTATCAGTTTACCAATATTCTACCGCGGATGTAA
- a CDS encoding MDR family MFS transporter codes for MTTEGHMPPLSSTERRWIIFATLLSLFLSALDTLVMGAAMPTIVAELGGLHLYSWVFSSYMLSRAVALPVFGKLADLYPNRILYGISVIVFLVGSILAGISRSMAQLTVFRVVQGIGAGGIFALVYIVLADISRPEDRGKMMSQASLVWGIASVLGPTCGGFIVAYFSWRWIFFINIPLGLVSLWGIVAFLKETRDKRSKVVIDYAGICLMTTAILSLLTMFLVAGKDYPWDSPHVIGLFMLAAVSGCGFYAVEKRAVEPLLPIEFFKVPAFSAGNAAVLMSSFSVFSLSAFTPLFVQSAMGRTPVALGVAMLFLSLGWSVGALICGRTVRQGGEKQFALAGSLLLILGCILMVRFSSATTLAACSTALALAGAGMGFVSISTLLIVQNSIGPAHLGVATSSHQFTRTLGGTVGVGVCGSLMTADFSSRLDVLAESFGHAGLTAAVSAQIRRNYENFFKPDVQALLSPELRYLLYESLGQGVITVFWIALAAAGACLMLSFLLPGNSCVNSGN; via the coding sequence TTGACCACCGAAGGGCACATGCCGCCGCTGTCGTCGACAGAGCGACGCTGGATTATCTTCGCCACGCTCCTCTCCCTTTTTCTGAGCGCCCTCGACACCCTGGTTATGGGCGCGGCCATGCCCACCATTGTCGCCGAGTTGGGGGGGCTGCACCTCTACAGCTGGGTTTTTTCGTCCTACATGCTGAGCCGCGCCGTGGCGCTTCCGGTCTTCGGGAAGCTGGCCGACCTGTATCCCAATCGGATTCTGTATGGAATTTCAGTCATTGTTTTCCTTGTGGGTTCCATCCTCGCCGGCATCTCCCGGAGCATGGCCCAGCTCACCGTTTTTCGGGTTGTTCAGGGCATCGGAGCCGGGGGAATATTCGCGCTGGTTTATATCGTCCTCGCAGACATCTCCCGACCGGAAGACCGGGGAAAGATGATGTCCCAGGCCAGTCTGGTCTGGGGGATCGCCAGTGTTCTGGGCCCGACCTGCGGCGGTTTCATCGTCGCTTATTTCTCCTGGCGATGGATCTTTTTCATCAACATTCCCCTGGGCCTTGTCTCCCTGTGGGGCATCGTCGCATTTCTGAAGGAGACCCGGGACAAACGATCGAAGGTCGTCATCGACTATGCGGGCATCTGCCTCATGACGACCGCTATCCTCTCTCTTCTCACCATGTTTCTGGTTGCCGGAAAGGACTATCCCTGGGATTCCCCTCACGTCATCGGCCTTTTCATGCTTGCCGCGGTATCGGGATGCGGATTCTATGCTGTTGAAAAACGGGCCGTCGAACCCCTGTTGCCCATTGAATTTTTCAAGGTGCCGGCCTTCAGTGCGGGCAACGCCGCCGTTCTGATGAGTAGCTTCTCGGTGTTTTCCCTCTCGGCTTTCACCCCTCTCTTCGTTCAGAGCGCCATGGGACGCACGCCGGTGGCATTGGGGGTGGCCATGCTGTTTCTGAGCCTGGGATGGTCTGTCGGGGCCTTGATCTGCGGCCGGACGGTTCGGCAGGGAGGGGAGAAGCAGTTTGCCCTGGCAGGGTCGCTTCTCCTGATTCTGGGGTGTATTCTGATGGTACGGTTTTCATCGGCAACAACCCTGGCGGCCTGTTCCACGGCCCTTGCCCTTGCAGGTGCCGGGATGGGATTCGTGTCCATTTCGACGCTTTTGATCGTCCAGAACAGTATCGGCCCCGCCCATCTGGGCGTGGCGACCTCGTCCCACCAGTTTACCCGGACCCTGGGCGGGACCGTCGGGGTCGGTGTCTGCGGCAGTCTCATGACCGCCGATTTTTCCAGCAGACTCGACGTGTTGGCTGAATCCTTCGGCCATGCCGGATTGACTGCGGCGGTGTCGGCGCAGATACGCCGGAACTATGAGAATTTTTTCAAGCCGGACGTGCAGGCCCTCTTGTCTCCGGAACTCCGGTATCTTCTGTACGAGTCCCTGGGGCAGGGCGTCATTACGGTTTTCTGGATTGCCCTGGCGGCGGCAGGGGCCTGCCTGATGTTGAGTTTCCTTTTGCCGGGTAACAGTTGCGTGAACTCCGGAAATTGA
- a CDS encoding CBS domain-containing protein gives MRIVTSHKNTDFDGFASIIAGTVLYPGAVPVIPRNINPNVRSFLAIHKDLFDVRTVDEIDLDKVRSLVVVDVNQWHRLDGLRKLKARVDDLEVIVWDHHPDKGDINANWIRHETMGANITLMVRQMRLESKPLTPIQATLFLTGLHEDTGSFMFPATCPEDVMAAAYLMEMGADVNVVASLLRPAYGEKQKNVLFEMLKSEERESINGYKVSFHKIDIDGHVGSLSVVAQMCREILNVDAVFGIFTGQRKGKSIVIGRSNADGLNIGAIMRSLGGGGHPGAGSAMVDFVNPDTIQEMITELIQGNQQASVQISDLMSFPVMTISADASMSDLRKILTEKSCTGLPVVEDGRLVGVISRRDFRKVRKSKDMKAPVRAFMSKDIRTIEPGKSPMQAARLMVKHDIGRLPVVENDEIIGIVTRSDVMLYFYDMLPD, from the coding sequence ATGCGCATCGTCACGAGCCACAAAAATACGGATTTCGACGGCTTCGCTTCGATCATCGCCGGAACGGTTCTCTATCCGGGTGCCGTTCCGGTGATCCCCCGGAACATCAATCCCAATGTCCGGTCATTCCTTGCCATCCACAAAGATCTTTTCGATGTCCGGACGGTGGATGAAATCGATCTGGACAAGGTGCGGTCTCTTGTCGTGGTGGACGTCAACCAATGGCATCGGCTGGACGGTCTTCGCAAACTCAAAGCCAGGGTGGACGACCTGGAAGTGATTGTCTGGGACCATCATCCGGACAAGGGCGACATCAACGCCAACTGGATCCGACACGAAACCATGGGGGCCAACATTACGCTGATGGTGCGTCAGATGCGATTGGAAAGCAAACCGCTCACGCCGATACAGGCAACCCTTTTCCTGACGGGCCTCCATGAGGATACGGGAAGCTTCATGTTCCCGGCCACCTGCCCCGAGGACGTCATGGCCGCCGCTTACCTGATGGAAATGGGGGCCGATGTCAACGTGGTCGCATCCCTCCTTCGGCCCGCCTACGGGGAGAAACAGAAGAACGTCCTTTTTGAGATGCTCAAATCCGAGGAGAGGGAAAGCATCAACGGGTACAAGGTCTCTTTCCACAAGATCGACATCGATGGCCATGTGGGCAGCCTTTCGGTGGTGGCTCAGATGTGCCGGGAGATCCTGAATGTCGATGCGGTCTTCGGCATATTTACCGGACAGAGAAAAGGCAAGTCCATCGTCATCGGGCGCAGCAACGCCGACGGCCTCAATATCGGCGCCATCATGCGAAGTCTCGGCGGCGGAGGACATCCGGGGGCGGGGTCGGCTATGGTCGATTTTGTCAATCCCGATACGATCCAGGAGATGATCACCGAACTTATCCAAGGCAATCAGCAGGCTTCGGTCCAGATCAGTGATCTCATGTCTTTCCCGGTGATGACCATATCCGCCGACGCGTCCATGTCCGATCTCCGCAAGATTCTCACGGAAAAGAGCTGTACCGGGCTGCCGGTGGTGGAAGACGGTCGCCTGGTAGGGGTCATTTCCCGTCGAGATTTCAGGAAGGTTCGAAAAAGTAAGGACATGAAAGCACCTGTCAGGGCTTTCATGAGCAAGGATATCCGAACCATTGAACCGGGAAAGAGCCCTATGCAGGCAGCCCGGCTGATGGTGAAGCACGACATCGGCAGGCTTCCGGTGGTTGAAAATGATGAGATCATCGGCATCGTCACGCGTTCGGACGTGATGCTCTACTTTTATGACATGCTCCCGGATTGA
- a CDS encoding exopolyphosphatase-like protein yields the protein MRIVTRPDFDGIVCAVLLYDMESIDQPIRWVEPNDLQQGRVTIRKGDIIANLPYHPNCAMWFDHHYTNNPGTPFKGLYRVAPSAAGLIHEYYGKRFPRDYDELIRQTDRIDSADLSLEEVLHPENHPYILLSMTVSGRDTSEESYWNRLVGLIRRNDIHAVLADPEVKRRCDRVVDINAQYTPVLQKHTTLEGHVSITDFRAIDEVPNGNRFLVYSLYPDAVVSVRIRYDGRKKKRVIIGVGHSIFNRHCRVNVGLLLARFGGGGHRGAGSCTVSAEAADACLGSIIETLKRNEPNE from the coding sequence ATGAGAATCGTGACGCGTCCTGATTTTGACGGCATCGTCTGTGCCGTCCTTCTCTATGATATGGAATCGATCGATCAGCCCATCCGGTGGGTCGAGCCCAATGATCTGCAACAGGGTCGTGTAACCATCCGGAAAGGCGACATCATCGCCAACCTGCCCTACCATCCCAACTGCGCCATGTGGTTCGATCACCATTACACCAACAACCCCGGCACCCCTTTCAAAGGCCTTTACCGAGTGGCGCCGTCGGCGGCCGGCTTGATCCACGAATATTATGGAAAGCGGTTCCCAAGAGATTACGACGAACTCATTCGTCAGACCGATCGGATCGATTCCGCCGATCTGAGCCTCGAGGAGGTGCTCCACCCCGAAAACCACCCTTACATCCTTCTCTCCATGACCGTGTCGGGACGGGATACGTCGGAGGAAAGCTACTGGAACCGCCTCGTCGGGCTGATCCGCCGCAACGACATCCATGCCGTCCTCGCGGATCCGGAGGTGAAACGGCGATGTGATCGCGTTGTAGACATCAACGCGCAATACACCCCTGTTCTGCAAAAACATACCACTCTGGAAGGCCACGTATCGATAACCGATTTCCGGGCGATAGACGAGGTCCCCAACGGGAATCGCTTCCTGGTATACTCCCTCTATCCCGATGCCGTGGTCAGCGTGCGGATTCGATATGACGGTCGGAAGAAAAAGCGGGTAATCATCGGTGTGGGGCACAGCATCTTCAATCGTCACTGCAGGGTTAACGTCGGCCTGTTGCTGGCACGCTTCGGGGGAGGCGGACACCGTGGTGCGGGATCCTGCACCGTATCCGCCGAAGCGGCGGACGCATGTCTCGGTTCCATCATAGAAACCCTCAAACGCAATGAACCCAACGAATGA